In Spirosoma pollinicola, the genomic window CGCCAAGAAGTTGCGGGGGTATAAAAACCTGACAGTGATTACCAATGCCTTGAATATCGCCCTGATTCTGGGAGCCGAACCGGGAATTGAAGTCATTATGACCGGGGGCGAATTCAAACCGCCAACCTTATCGCTGACAGGCCAGAAAGCCGCCGATTTTTTTAAAGGGTTGAACGTACAAAAGCTCTTTCTGGCTACAGCCGGTATATCGCTCAAATCGGGCCTGACGTACCCAAGTATCAGCGATATCGTGGTCAAAAAAGCCATGATCGACGCGGCCGATACGACGTATCTGGTCGCCGATTCCACTAAAATCGGCAAGAGTGCTTTTGCCAGTCTGGGTGCCCTGTCGCTCATTGATTACATCATTACCGATGCGGGCATTGAAGAAAAGCACAAACAGGTATTTCACGACAATGAAATTGAATTGATTATAGCGAGCTAATAAGGTATGAATGTAAAAGCGACTGGCCCTATCACGTTAGGCGTCATTATTGGTAACCGTGATTTTTTTCCGGACAAACTCGTTGGTGAGTGCCGGGCCGATTTACTGACAGCCTTCCAGAAAGCAGGGATAAATCCCATTATGCTGGATGAGTCGACAACGAAACTAGGCGGTGTCGAGACGTTTCAGGAAGCCCAGAAGTGCGCGGAGTTGTTTAGGAAACATGCCGATGAAATTATGGGCGTACTGGTCGTGCTGCCCAACTTCGGCGATGAGAAAGGAATTGCCGAAACATTGAAACTGGCTCGTCTGGACGTTCCTGTATTAGTGCAGGCTTACCCCGACGATTTAAATCGGCTCGACGTTGCCCGTCGGCGGGATGCATGGTGTGGTAAAATCTCGGTTTGCAATAATTTCTATCAGTTCGGGATTAAATACACACTGACCACCAAACACGTCGTACATCCGTCCGATCCGAGTTTCCATACGGATCTGGTGAATTTCATGGGCGTATGCCGGGTCGTAAAAGGCTTGCGTAATGTTCGGATTGGCGCTATTGGTGCGCGTCCCGGCGGATTTAATACGGTTCGGTATAGCGAAAAAATCCTTCAGCGAAACGGCATTTCAGTCGTTACCGTCGATCTGTCACAGATTCTGGGCAACGCCAACAAGCTAACGGCCAGTGATGCATCGGTGAAGCAACGACTCGAAGCCATCAAGGCCTATACCCCTACAGGCCGCACCCCCGATGATAAGTTGGTTCAAATCGCCAAACTGGATGTAGTGCTGAATGACTTCATGCTGGAACATGCACTCGATGCAACGGCCATCCAATGCTGGACGTCGCTTCAGCAGAATTATGGCTGTAACGTATGTACGAGCATGAGCATCATGAGCGAGAACATGCTGCCCAGTGCCTGCGAAGTTGATGTTACAGGTACATTGAGCATGTATGCCATGCAACTGGCCTCGGGTTCACCAAGTGCCCTGGTCGACTGGAACAACAACTACGCCGACGATGAGAACAAGTGCGTATTGTTCCACTGCGGCAACTGGGCGAAATCATTTTTACCGGATATCGAAATTAGTACCGCGCCCATTCTGGGAACCACCGTTGGGGAAGAAAATACCTACGGAGCTTTGTCAGGCCGTACACCCGCGTCTCCACTAACGTTTGGGCGTATCAGTACCGATGACCCAAAAGGCATTATGAAGGCGTATATCGGTGAGGGTGCCTTGACAGATGACGCTCTGAATACGTTCGGAAACCGTGCGGTAGCTCAGATTGGTAACCTCCAGGGATTGATGCAATACGTCTGCAAGAACGGCTTTGAGCACCACGTAGTAATGAATGCCTCCAAAACCACCGGTATCCTCAAGGAAGCCATGGAAAATTATATGGGCTGGGAAGTGCATGTGCATCAGTCTTAACTTAATGAGTCACAGTTTTTTATGATGGATATGATCATTAAGATTTTTGACAATCGGTCGCTGCTGTACGGTTCAACCACAAAATTATGACAGTCAATGAATTAGCTAATAAGTCGGTACAATACCGACGGAATATTCTCAAGTACATCATGGGCGCTAAGGCTGGCCATACAGGAGGGAGCCTGTCCTGTATCGACATCCTGAATGTACTTTACAACAATGTGTTGAACATTAGCCCTGAAACGGCTAAATCGGCCACTCGGGACCGTTACATTCAGAGCAAAGGTCACACGGTCGAAGCGCTCTATGTCGTGCTGGCCGACAAAGGCTTTTTTCCGGAATCTGATCTGGAAACGCTTTGCCAGTACAAGTCGCATTACATTGGGCATCCAACCAAAAAAGTAGCAGGAGTTGAACAGAATACCGGCTCGCTGGGGCATGGGCTTCCGCTCAGTGTGGGTACGGCTATCTCGGCCAAACTGGATGAGCTGCCGTTTCGGGTCTTTACACTCATGGGTGATGGTGAATTACCCGAAGGTTCGAATTGGGAGGCTGCTTTATTAGCGTCGCATTATAAGCTCGATAACCTCTGCGCCATTGTCGATAAGAATACCTTACAAATTTCGGGACCCACCGCCGATGTGTGTAGTACCGATCCCCTCGACAAGAAATTTGAAGCCTTTGGCTGGGCTGTCCGGCAGGTTGACGGGCATGATTTTCAAGCCCTGACCGAAGCCTTCGATGCGCTGCCTTTTGAGCCGGGAAAGCCCAGTTTGATCATTGCCAATACCATAAAAGGCAAGGGGATAAGCTACATGGAAAATCAATTGAAATGGCACCACGGCGTACCCGACAAAGAACAGTATGAACAGGCACTAGCGGAATTGACCATAGCAGGGAAAGAGTGAAAGAGCGGGCCGCCATGCGGTAATTGAAAAATCAATGAAAAAATTAGAGATTATGGTTTTGCACCTAAGGAAATTTGGGATGAGTCTTATCCTTATTTTAGGCACGTCGTTCGCTGCTCTGGCACAATCGAAGGGATTGGCGGCTGTGGAGCCTCGAATGCGCGTTATCGTGGATAACGATTTCAGTGGCGATCCAGACGGCTTGTTCCAACTGGCTCATTTACTAATGTCGCCATCGGTAGACATCCGGGCAATTATTGGCTCCCACTTAAATGAGCGTGATGGATTCGATCCCTCGAAAACACAGGCCGATAATGCTGCCAAAAAAGCGCGGGAAGTACTACAGGCGATGAATGTGACCAAAAACATTCCCGTCTTTGCCGGTTCAAATACTGCGATGGTGAATGACAGTACGCCCGTAAAAAACGAAGCCGTCAACTTCATTATCCAGGAAGCATTGCGTACTGACACGAAGACACCTCTTTATGTGGTTTGTGGTGCCGGACTTACCGAAATTGCTTCGGCTGCACTAACTAACCCCATGATTGCTAATAAACTGACAATCATTTGGATTGGTGGCCCAGAATACAGTGATTTGGCCCTTCCGCCACCGGGTTTTTCGGAGGTTGAATACAACCTGAACATTGACCAGGCGGCTGCTCGGGCGGTTTTCAACCGGTCTTCCCTGCCTTTGTGGCAAATACCCCGAAACGTGTACCGGCAATGCCTGCTTTCCTATGCCCAACTGCTGACAAAAGTGAAACCACGGGGTAAGGTTGGGGCTTATTTAAGCGGTACACTGGAGACGTTAATGGCACGGATTCAACGATTTATCAATATTGGCGAAACCTATATTCTTGGTGATAGCCCGCTGGTATTGCTAACGGCCCTTCAGTCGTCGTTTGAGCCGGACCCTTCGTCGAGCTACTATGTAATTCGGCAGGCGCCCCGTATCAATCAAGCCGGGACGTATATTCACAACCACGCTGGACGGCCGATTCGGGTGTATACCCAACTGGATACGAATCTGATGTTTGCTGATTTTTTCGCCAAACTGGAACTGATGAATCCGTAAGGAATTCACCCAATCAAGACAACCATGGGAGATGTAAGTACAGTCGTCGATAAAAAAGCCCTACCGAACACGTCTCTGGCCAATCTGGATGTTTTTTCCAGTACGCTACAGGAATTAGCGGCTACCGACAGGCATATTCTGGCCGTAACCAGCGATTCGCGGGGGTCGGGGAAGCTGGTGCCGTTTGGGCAAAAATTTCCGAAACAGATCGTAGAAATTGGTATTGCCGAACAAAATCTGGTGGGTGTGGCGGCTGGTCTGGCCTCAACGGGCAAGAAAGTTTTTGCTGTGTCACCCGCCTGTTTTCTGACAGCTCGCTCATTTGAGCAGATCAAAACGGACGTGGCCTATTCCAATAATCCGGTCAAGCTCGTGGGCATCAGCGCGGGAGTGAGTTATGGCGCGTTGGGTTCAACGCACCATAGTCTGCACGATTTTGCGGCTTTACGAGCGGTGCATAACCTGATCATCATTGCTCCAGCTGATAATTTCGAGACCGAACAGGCCATCCGGCTGGCGGCTGAACTGGAGCACCCGATTTATCTACGATTTGGTAAAAAACCAATGCCCCTTTTGTCGGAAGACAACAAACAATTTGAATTTGGCAAAGGCCGTGTTGTGAATGAGGGCGACGATCTGGTACTCATTGCAACTGGCGAAACGGTGTATCCAGCCTTACAGGCGGCTCGCCAACTGGAAGCTGTACAGGGCATTCGGGCAACGGTCATCAGTATGCATACCATCAAACCCCTTGATTATGCGTTGCTGGCAACGGTGGCCGGAAAAGGTTGCCCAATCCTGACCGTCGAAGAACACAGCGTGTTTGGCGGATTGGGAGAAGCTTGTGCGTCGTTTCTGATGCAGAATGGCTTTCGTAACCGGTTCAGTATCATGGCCATTCCTGATGAATATACCGTAACGGGCTCGCAGGTGGAGATATTTAATCACTACGGCTTGTCGGAGAGTGGCATCATGGCGAAGGCGTTAAGCTTACTTGATAAATAGTCACGCTGTCATTACTGATTTTACCATGAAAAGACGCTATTTCTGGGTACCGGTTCTGATGCTTCTGGTAGGAAGCTGCGGCCCTAAAAACACGACAAACCAGCCCAAAAAAGTAGCGGTAATTATATCGACGCTTAACAATCCCTGGTTTGTAGTGCTTGGCGAAACGGCTGCGGCACAGGCAAAGGCACTGGGGTATGAAACCAAGCTGTTTGATTCCCAGAACAATACAGCCCTTGAAGCGGACCATTTTGAGAACGCCATCGTGTCGGGCTTCGATGCCATCTTGCTCAACCCAACCGATTCCGACGGGTCTATCGTCAATGTCATGAAGGCTAAAGAGGCTGGTATTCCCGTGTTCTGTATGGACCGCGAGGTGAACTCGACCAAGGCGGCTACCTCGCAGATACTGTCTGACAACTATTCGGGCTGTGTGGCGATCGGGAAGGAGTTCGTTCAGGATTTAAACAAAAAAGGAGACTACGTTGAAATTCTCGGTTTAGTGGGCGATAACAATACCTGGAACCGCTCGAAGGGGTTTCATAGTGTCGTGGACCACTATCCGGGTTTGAAAATGGTGGCGCAACAAAGCGCAGATTTCGACCGGAACAAAGCATTGGACGTACTGGAATCCATTCTACAGGCTCACCCGAACATCAGCGCGGTCTTTTGCGGGAATGATGCTATGGCAATGGGGGCCTATCAGGCGTTGGTAGCCGCTGGCAAGGCCAAAGACGTTGGTGTATATGGTTTCGATGGTGCCGATGATGTGATGAATTCCATTCGGGACGGTAAAATCAAGGCGACCGGGTTGCAGGCACCCCAGATGATGGCCAAAGCAGCTGCTCAATTTGCCGATGACTATTTTAAAGGTAAGAGCGACTTCGCCCAGAAAGTCCCGGTGGCCGTTGAGTTAGTCGACCAGGAAACGATCAAGGATTACGCAACCCCCAAAAAACGCTAGGCCATGCCCAAAAAAAGCCTGAAATACGCCGGACTATTGGTATTGCTGGGACTCGTTGCCTACAACTCCGTTTATTTTAAAAAGCTGGACGAAGTAAAAGCCGTCACTGGCCCCAATACGACTCAAAAATTCAGTGCTACCACGTATGCCCAAACGTTCTGGACGTCGAAACTCCTGCCTGAGGCACCCAAAGCTCCCGACTTTAGTTTGCTTCTGTCTCAGTTGAAAACGGATTCTGAAACGGCATTTGGTGCGTATTCGCATGCACTGGGCATTGGGAATATTCGCTACTTTCTGGTGAAAGGGGAGGGTGTGATTACTGCTATTGGTCCAAACGATGTAACGGTCACGTTGCCAACCGGTGAAGTCGTGCGACTGGCTACCGAATACATTTTCGGCAATGCCGCCCGCGATGCCTCCGGTCTGATCAAAATCACCGAGTTTGAGAATACAGATGATCTGAACAACGTTTCGGCCGCTATCGACGCCATTATCCGGGAAAAGGTAGTGCCACCCTTCAGAGCCAGTTCAAAAATTGGAGAGGCTGTGAAGTTTACTGGCGCTATTGAACTCAATAAGGAACACCTGCACCTGGAAAATCTGGAAGTAGTTCCGATTTCGGTAACTCTGAAATAGTGGTTTTTTGTCATCCCGACGATAGGACCGGGCCGCCGGAGCGGAGATGTTAGGCTTGACTAATACACGACTTTAAGATCCCCGCTCCGGCGGCCCGGTCCTATCGTCGGGATGACAAAAAAACATACCCCCAACCATGCTAGTAGCCGAAAATATCACCAAACGATTTACGGGCGTAACGGCCTTGGACAACGTCTGCCTTGAGTTTCCGGCTGGACAGGTGACGGCTGTGATTGGCGAAAATGGAGCGGGGAAATCGACATTAATGAAGATCCTGTCGGGGGTGTATTCCGACTATGAAGGGCAAATTCGGTTTAAGGGGCAACCCGTTCGGTTTGATTCCATCCGGGATGCACAGGCCTGTGGTATTGCCATCATTCACCAGGAACTCAACCTGATTCCGTACCTCAGCATTCAGGAAAACATTTTTCTGGGACGCGAAATCACGACCCGATGGGGGACCCTCGACCAGAAAGCCATGCGGCTCAAAAGCCAGGAACTTCTCGAAAAACTCAAGCTGGACATCGACCCCAATACCCTGATTGTTGACCTGAAAGTTGGTCAGCAGCAGGTTGTTGAGATAGCCAAAGCACTGCTTGTTGAGTCTGCGGTGATCATTATGGACGAACCAACCTCGGCGATCAGCGAGAGCGAAGTAGCGGTTTTGTTCGGGATCATCAACGATTTGCGTGCCGAGAATAAGGCAATCGTTTATATCTCTCACAAGCTGGACGAGCTGTTCACGATTGCCGACCGCTATGTTGTGCTGCGCGACGGAAAGTCCATAGAGTCGGGCATTATGACTGGTATCGACCACGACACACTTATCCGTAAAATGGTTGGCCGGGATCTTACCGGTATCCGGCGGCAATTGACAGAACAGGTCTACGAACCGCTTCTTACTGTCGAAAAGCTGTGTCTCAAACACCCGGTTCGTACTAATGAGAACCAGCTAAACGATCTTTCATTCATTGTTGGCCGGGGCGAAGTCGTTGGCATGTTCGGACTCATGGGCGCGGGTAGAACCGAGTTGTTGGAGACCCTTTTCGGACTGCACCCAAAACGGGCTAGTGGTAGCGTGTCTATTGACAATCAGACTGTTAAGTTTAGTGAACCAGCTGATGCCATACGTGCTGGTCTGGCTCTGGTGCCGGAAGATCGTAAAAAAGATGGGTTGGTGCTGGGGATGGATGTGCAAACGAATATCAGTCTGACGGCGCTTTCGGCTATTGAACGAGCTGGTTTTCTGAGTCAGCAAAAAGAGACGACGCTGGCGAAAAAATATATCGCCGACCTACGAATTAAAACACCTTCTGAAAAACAAACGGCTAAAAACCTGAGTGGCGGCAATCAGCAGAAAATTGTCCTCTCGAAATGGCTGGCCACGCATCCGAAACTGTTGATGCTCGATGAACCCACGCGGGGTATTGATGTCAACGCTAAAAACGAAATCTACAAACTCATTCTGCAATTGGCCGATGAGGGTATGGGTATTCTGGTCGTCTCGTCTGAATTGCCCGAAATTCTGGCGATTTCTGACCGTATCCTCGTCCTGTGCGATGGCGTGTTAACCGCCGAAATGGCTGTACAGGACGCGTCGGAAGACTCCATCCTCAAAGCCGCAATTTCTGTAACAGTGAGTGAAAGCGCGAATGAGTGAACGAGCGAATAGCTGTTGCTAACTGTTTTTACTCCATCGCCATCTAGCTCGTTTACTCTTTAATGCTTATCTCTATGCAAGCAACCCTAAATTCCTACCGTCCCGTTTTAACCAGGTTTCAGTCCTTAATTGCCTTGTTTATTCTTTGTCTGGGCATTAGTCTAATGTCCGATAAATTTCTGACCGTTGCCAATTTCTGGAACGTGCTGCGGCAGATTTCCGTCAACGTTTGCATCTCTACCGGCATGACACTCGTTGTGCTGACAGCGGGCATTGATCTATCCGTTGGCTCGATACTGGCCCTTTCGGGGGCGATCACAGCGGGCTTGCTCCGAAACGGAATTCAGTTACCCAGTCTGAATTTATACATTGGTTTCACCCTCATGGGGGCCATGCTGGCGGGTATGGTAACGGGCACCGGCCTGGGCTGGTTTAACGGCTGGGCCATTACACGGTTCAAACTGCCCCCTTTTGTCGCCACGCTGGCGATGCTGACCATCGCGCGGGGTCTTACCATGCTCTGGACAGAAGGATTCCCGATTACCGGCCTTGGTGATTCGTTTGCCTTTCTGGGTACAGGCTGGCTGCTGGGTATTCCGGTACCGGTCTGGGTGTCGAGTATATTGGTAGCCGTGGCCGTTCTGGTTACGAATAAAACCCGGTTAGGCCGCTATATATACGCCATTGGGGGCAGTGAAAGTGCAGCCCGACTGTCGGGGGTGAACATCAACCGGATAAAAATCGCCGTGTACAGCATTGCCGGGGCATTGGCTGCCGTGGGTGGTTTATTAGTAACCGCCCGACTGGATTCGGCCCAGCCGAACGCTGGAACCAGCTACGAACTGGACTCAATTGCCGCCGTGGTAATTGGCGGCACCTCACTTTCGGGTGGGCGTGGGAGTATACTGGGCACCGTTCAGGGAGCCATTATTATCGGTGTACTCAACAACGGGCTGGTGTTGCTTAACGTCTCGCCGTTCTGGCAGCAGGTGGTTAAAGGCCTGGTGATTTTGCTGGCTGTTATTATTGACAAGCGAGCGGATAATGAAAAATGAATAATGAATAATGTAAAATGAGAAGCCAGAATTAAACTCAGTTGTGTTGCATTACCCATTATTCATCATCCATTTTACATTACCATGAATTCCTATATTCTGGCCATAGACCAGGGCACCAGCAGTACTAAAACCCTTCTGTTCGATGCGGCTGGACAAGTCGTTGCCCGCGCATCCGAACCCCTGAAAACGCATTACTACGGGGATGGATTTGTGGAACAGGAACCCGACGAAATTTATCGGAATGTCCTCACATCGGTAGGGAAATGCATTGGTGGTTTTGCCGCCGAAGGAGGTAGTCTGCACGATATTACCGTGTGCGGCATTTCGAACCAGCGCGAAACCTTTGTTATCTGGAACCGGTCGGGAGAGCCGCTACATAATGCCGTTGTCTGGCAATGCAAACGCTCGATTGCCGTGTGCGAGCGACTCAAAGCGCAGGGCCTGGAACCCATGATCCGGGAAAAAACCGGCTTGTTTATTGACCCTTATTTTTCCGGCACCAAGCTGATCTGGCTGTATGAAAACGTTGACTCAATTCGGCAGGCGGTGGAGGCTGGAGAAGCTTATTTTGGCACAGTAGATACCTGGTTACTCTATAAATTGACCAATGGGGCCAATCCAGGCGGGGCCAGCTATTTTACAGATTACACCAATGCGTCCCGTACCCTGTTTTTTAACCTGCAAACGCTGTCGTGGGATCAGGAATTACTGGCCGCGTTTGGGCTGACGGGTTTGAACCTCCCAATACCCAAACCCTCGGCTGCGTCCTTTGGCGAATCAACCTTCAACGGCTTATTCGATCATGCTGTTCAGCTAACGGCCATGATTGGCGACTCACACGCGGCTGCCTTTGGCGAAGGTTGCTTTACGCCCGGCACCGCTAAAGCAACCCTCGGAACGGGTTGTTCGATTATCATGAACATTGGCTCTGTCCTGAAAACATCCGATCACGGCATGGTTTCCACCATTTGCTGGAGCACCGAAGATCGTGTGGATTACGCGCTGGAAGGCGTTATTGTGACCTGCGGAGCCACCATCGAATGGCTGAAAAACAGCCTGGGTTTGTTTGCCGAAAGCCGGGAAACCGAAGCGATGGCTACTGCCGTACCCGACAATGGGGGCGTGTATGTCATTCCGGCGTTTAGCGGGCTGGGAGCACCCTATTGGCAGATGGAACGTAAGGCGTCAATTTCGGGATTGACGTTTAGCTCGACAAAAAATCACCTGGTACGTGCCGCCTTGGAATCCATCCCATACCAGATTAAAGACGTCATTCTGGCTATGGAAGAGGATACCGGAATATCGTTAGCTGAGTTGATGGTCAACGGTGGACTCACCTCGAACGGCTTCGTTCTGCAATTTCTGGCCGATTTGCTGGGGAAATCCGTCGTCAATAAACGGATGCCGGATATATCGGCGCAGGGAGCTGCTTACCTGGCGGGCCTGAAAGCGGGTATCTATAAAGACTTAGATCAACTGACACGGCTAAGTGCCGCTAACTCGTGCATACAGCCGAGTGCTGACACGGCATACGTGAACGAAGCTTATGCAGGTTGGTTATCCGCTGTTGTCGTAAATAAACCCTAACGCTTAATTAGTCACACAAAAAAAATTTATCTTTAATCATAGAGACGGACCGCCGTTGCGGTACAGAGAATTTAGGAGTACAATATTCTGATTGTAAGCTAATTGGGGCTCTGTGTTCTCTGTGTCTCTGTGGTTAAAAAAAATGCTTAAGTACTTATGACTCAAAACATCTTCAGAATTGTGTGCAGCTTGCTGGTTGGGCTAGCTATGGCGACAAACACACTTATTGCCCAAACGCAGCCCAAATTGCGCGTGCTGGTTTTGACCGATATAGAAGCCGACCCGGATGACTCGCAGTCGCTCATCCGGTTTCTGACCTATTCCAACCAATGGGATACCGAAGGGCTTATCGCCACGACATCTATTCACCAGAAAAACCGGGTGGCTCCAGAAACCATTCATCAACTGCTGGATGCCTACGCCAAAGTTCAGCCCAATATGCTCAAGCATGAGCGCGGTTACCCGGCCGCCAGTGCCTTAAAGGCCAGTGTAAAAAAGGGGCTGGCCGTATATGGCATGTTGGGTGTTGGTGAGGGGCACGATTCAGAAGGGTCGGAGTGGATCATAAAAACACTCGAAAAGCCGGATGAACGGCCCCTCTGGG contains:
- a CDS encoding ABC transporter permease — translated: MQATLNSYRPVLTRFQSLIALFILCLGISLMSDKFLTVANFWNVLRQISVNVCISTGMTLVVLTAGIDLSVGSILALSGAITAGLLRNGIQLPSLNLYIGFTLMGAMLAGMVTGTGLGWFNGWAITRFKLPPFVATLAMLTIARGLTMLWTEGFPITGLGDSFAFLGTGWLLGIPVPVWVSSILVAVAVLVTNKTRLGRYIYAIGGSESAARLSGVNINRIKIAVYSIAGALAAVGGLLVTARLDSAQPNAGTSYELDSIAAVVIGGTSLSGGRGSILGTVQGAIIIGVLNNGLVLLNVSPFWQQVVKGLVILLAVIIDKRADNEK
- a CDS encoding sugar ABC transporter ATP-binding protein, which gives rise to MLVAENITKRFTGVTALDNVCLEFPAGQVTAVIGENGAGKSTLMKILSGVYSDYEGQIRFKGQPVRFDSIRDAQACGIAIIHQELNLIPYLSIQENIFLGREITTRWGTLDQKAMRLKSQELLEKLKLDIDPNTLIVDLKVGQQQVVEIAKALLVESAVIIMDEPTSAISESEVAVLFGIINDLRAENKAIVYISHKLDELFTIADRYVVLRDGKSIESGIMTGIDHDTLIRKMVGRDLTGIRRQLTEQVYEPLLTVEKLCLKHPVRTNENQLNDLSFIVGRGEVVGMFGLMGAGRTELLETLFGLHPKRASGSVSIDNQTVKFSEPADAIRAGLALVPEDRKKDGLVLGMDVQTNISLTALSAIERAGFLSQQKETTLAKKYIADLRIKTPSEKQTAKNLSGGNQQKIVLSKWLATHPKLLMLDEPTRGIDVNAKNEIYKLILQLADEGMGILVVSSELPEILAISDRILVLCDGVLTAEMAVQDASEDSILKAAISVTVSESANE
- a CDS encoding L-fucose/L-arabinose isomerase family protein, producing MNVKATGPITLGVIIGNRDFFPDKLVGECRADLLTAFQKAGINPIMLDESTTKLGGVETFQEAQKCAELFRKHADEIMGVLVVLPNFGDEKGIAETLKLARLDVPVLVQAYPDDLNRLDVARRRDAWCGKISVCNNFYQFGIKYTLTTKHVVHPSDPSFHTDLVNFMGVCRVVKGLRNVRIGAIGARPGGFNTVRYSEKILQRNGISVVTVDLSQILGNANKLTASDASVKQRLEAIKAYTPTGRTPDDKLVQIAKLDVVLNDFMLEHALDATAIQCWTSLQQNYGCNVCTSMSIMSENMLPSACEVDVTGTLSMYAMQLASGSPSALVDWNNNYADDENKCVLFHCGNWAKSFLPDIEISTAPILGTTVGEENTYGALSGRTPASPLTFGRISTDDPKGIMKAYIGEGALTDDALNTFGNRAVAQIGNLQGLMQYVCKNGFEHHVVMNASKTTGILKEAMENYMGWEVHVHQS
- a CDS encoding transketolase, coding for MTVNELANKSVQYRRNILKYIMGAKAGHTGGSLSCIDILNVLYNNVLNISPETAKSATRDRYIQSKGHTVEALYVVLADKGFFPESDLETLCQYKSHYIGHPTKKVAGVEQNTGSLGHGLPLSVGTAISAKLDELPFRVFTLMGDGELPEGSNWEAALLASHYKLDNLCAIVDKNTLQISGPTADVCSTDPLDKKFEAFGWAVRQVDGHDFQALTEAFDALPFEPGKPSLIIANTIKGKGISYMENQLKWHHGVPDKEQYEQALAELTIAGKE
- a CDS encoding D-ribose ABC transporter substrate-binding protein; the encoded protein is MKRRYFWVPVLMLLVGSCGPKNTTNQPKKVAVIISTLNNPWFVVLGETAAAQAKALGYETKLFDSQNNTALEADHFENAIVSGFDAILLNPTDSDGSIVNVMKAKEAGIPVFCMDREVNSTKAATSQILSDNYSGCVAIGKEFVQDLNKKGDYVEILGLVGDNNTWNRSKGFHSVVDHYPGLKMVAQQSADFDRNKALDVLESILQAHPNISAVFCGNDAMAMGAYQALVAAGKAKDVGVYGFDGADDVMNSIRDGKIKATGLQAPQMMAKAAAQFADDYFKGKSDFAQKVPVAVELVDQETIKDYATPKKR
- a CDS encoding FGGY family carbohydrate kinase, which translates into the protein MNSYILAIDQGTSSTKTLLFDAAGQVVARASEPLKTHYYGDGFVEQEPDEIYRNVLTSVGKCIGGFAAEGGSLHDITVCGISNQRETFVIWNRSGEPLHNAVVWQCKRSIAVCERLKAQGLEPMIREKTGLFIDPYFSGTKLIWLYENVDSIRQAVEAGEAYFGTVDTWLLYKLTNGANPGGASYFTDYTNASRTLFFNLQTLSWDQELLAAFGLTGLNLPIPKPSAASFGESTFNGLFDHAVQLTAMIGDSHAAAFGEGCFTPGTAKATLGTGCSIIMNIGSVLKTSDHGMVSTICWSTEDRVDYALEGVIVTCGATIEWLKNSLGLFAESRETEAMATAVPDNGGVYVIPAFSGLGAPYWQMERKASISGLTFSSTKNHLVRAALESIPYQIKDVILAMEEDTGISLAELMVNGGLTSNGFVLQFLADLLGKSVVNKRMPDISAQGAAYLAGLKAGIYKDLDQLTRLSAANSCIQPSADTAYVNEAYAGWLSAVVVNKP
- a CDS encoding transketolase family protein produces the protein MGDVSTVVDKKALPNTSLANLDVFSSTLQELAATDRHILAVTSDSRGSGKLVPFGQKFPKQIVEIGIAEQNLVGVAAGLASTGKKVFAVSPACFLTARSFEQIKTDVAYSNNPVKLVGISAGVSYGALGSTHHSLHDFAALRAVHNLIIIAPADNFETEQAIRLAAELEHPIYLRFGKKPMPLLSEDNKQFEFGKGRVVNEGDDLVLIATGETVYPALQAARQLEAVQGIRATVISMHTIKPLDYALLATVAGKGCPILTVEEHSVFGGLGEACASFLMQNGFRNRFSIMAIPDEYTVTGSQVEIFNHYGLSESGIMAKALSLLDK
- a CDS encoding DUF2291 domain-containing protein: MPKKSLKYAGLLVLLGLVAYNSVYFKKLDEVKAVTGPNTTQKFSATTYAQTFWTSKLLPEAPKAPDFSLLLSQLKTDSETAFGAYSHALGIGNIRYFLVKGEGVITAIGPNDVTVTLPTGEVVRLATEYIFGNAARDASGLIKITEFENTDDLNNVSAAIDAIIREKVVPPFRASSKIGEAVKFTGAIELNKEHLHLENLEVVPISVTLK
- a CDS encoding DeoR/GlpR family DNA-binding transcription regulator; amino-acid sequence: MLPNQRRDKILELLKEDGSAKVINLAKLFKVTEVTIRQDLDKLEKDGLVIKEHGGAYLKNVEDQVRTFSVANQENLEKKALIAAKCLEFIESGDSIILDSGSTTTEIAKKLRGYKNLTVITNALNIALILGAEPGIEVIMTGGEFKPPTLSLTGQKAADFFKGLNVQKLFLATAGISLKSGLTYPSISDIVVKKAMIDAADTTYLVADSTKIGKSAFASLGALSLIDYIITDAGIEEKHKQVFHDNEIELIIAS
- a CDS encoding nucleoside hydrolase; translation: MSLILILGTSFAALAQSKGLAAVEPRMRVIVDNDFSGDPDGLFQLAHLLMSPSVDIRAIIGSHLNERDGFDPSKTQADNAAKKAREVLQAMNVTKNIPVFAGSNTAMVNDSTPVKNEAVNFIIQEALRTDTKTPLYVVCGAGLTEIASAALTNPMIANKLTIIWIGGPEYSDLALPPPGFSEVEYNLNIDQAAARAVFNRSSLPLWQIPRNVYRQCLLSYAQLLTKVKPRGKVGAYLSGTLETLMARIQRFINIGETYILGDSPLVLLTALQSSFEPDPSSSYYVIRQAPRINQAGTYIHNHAGRPIRVYTQLDTNLMFADFFAKLELMNP